One segment of Pseudodesulfovibrio sp. 5S69 DNA contains the following:
- the glgP gene encoding alpha-glucan family phosphorylase, whose protein sequence is METSWLFEVSWEVCNKVGGIFTVISSKAPQAKAAFDNRYVTVGPLLDRNPGFIQADPPKKVRAALERLKAWGVETATGHWDIPGKPLVLLIGFRNAFPDHDKLLFQLWNDYGVDSMAGGWDYIEPVLFSTAAAMAIKEISEDVGDGEDVYAHFHEWMSGAGVLYLKKHAPSVSTVLTTHATMLGRAMSGSGVDIYRRLEEIEPSQEAKAFGVTAKHSMESVSAREADCFTTVSNITRREASNLLGTNPAVVTVNGFNLEGFAEPKAVAETRKSSRERLLDLASRFLERDLDPAKTLLVATSGRYEFHNKGIDLLLDGLGDLDGELAKENDDATVVAFLLVSCGYAGFSDEARRRLKQERYDIEKYAGISTHHLGDADHDPVVIKCRERKLDNGPGNRCCVIFIPVYLDGNDGVLNLEYYDALAGMDLTAFPSFYEPWGYTPMESAAFAVPTVTSDRAGFGQWIMEKHPQGHPGVHVLNRLEDDYETARENLTRFLSDFTRWTPEERASRSLKARKIAEEATWVHFYPRYLEAYEYAADIRTERIAGVQRMAAAPGAEISFSGVNTTQPRLRSFTVVTELPAPLARLREMAENLWWVWHRDSQELFEWMDADKWHESGHNPVLFLDTMRRDRLGELAGDPEFIGRLGSVLERFDAYMAESARANVKGITWKNPVAYFSMEFGLHESIPVYSGGLGLLSGDHIKSASDLNLPFIGISLLYKNGFFHQRINGNGDQVVEYHQNDFATMPITPLQKDDAEKVMITVNLPGRTVYAQIWEVHVGRARLYLLDTDVVENSRSDRDITSKLYDPTSKGRIEQEIILGVGGVRLLTALDVTPSVYHLNEGHSAFLLFERIRHLMLIDGMDFATAKEVVRGNTVFTMHTPVPAGNERFEKSLVENYFRGYADEMGVPWDGLWNLGHIYAEEADHLNMTVLALQLSCKRNGVSRLHGDVSRRMWQDLWRGFILSEVPVGHVTNGVHITSWLDERVRHDIEESCSLSVHRALLEQNDWEALSGLDDRRLWDTHVALKHRLYDEVRRSISTQWTREGEPPNRLHAFLNELNPDHLTLCFARRCTAYKRPTLLFHNLQRIKEILTSAEQPVNIIFAGKAHPADTMGASYINLICRLAKQDDFLGRVIFLESYDIRLARLLVSGADVWLNNPTRLMEASGTSGMKAAVNGVPNCSILDGWWDEAFDGHNGWAVGSGLVYQSQVNQDIVDADNLYATLESEVVPEFYDRGGDGVPHAWLNRMKASMQTAFRQYGTHRMVRDYIADMYLPAIELAKLRARNNNELALGLGEWRTRIPGRFATVNIKEVQVEGISGDVFRLGNRLTVTAKVDRGQLLTEEIVVEFVAATPDDETVVDCIPMQLKHTEGSTLLYRATYSPAESGPVRYGVRVLPTHAGIANKCDPRLIRWS, encoded by the coding sequence ATGGAGACAAGTTGGCTGTTCGAAGTTTCCTGGGAAGTGTGCAACAAAGTCGGCGGCATCTTCACCGTCATCAGCAGCAAGGCGCCGCAGGCCAAGGCGGCCTTCGACAACCGTTACGTCACGGTGGGCCCGCTGCTCGACCGCAACCCCGGCTTCATCCAGGCCGATCCGCCCAAGAAGGTCCGCGCGGCCCTGGAGCGGCTCAAGGCCTGGGGCGTGGAGACCGCCACCGGCCACTGGGACATCCCCGGCAAGCCCCTGGTCCTGCTCATCGGCTTCCGCAACGCCTTCCCGGACCACGACAAGCTCCTGTTCCAGTTGTGGAACGACTACGGCGTGGACTCCATGGCGGGCGGCTGGGACTACATCGAACCGGTCCTGTTCTCCACGGCCGCGGCCATGGCCATCAAGGAGATCAGCGAAGACGTGGGCGACGGCGAGGACGTCTACGCCCACTTCCACGAGTGGATGTCCGGCGCGGGTGTGCTCTACCTGAAAAAGCACGCGCCCTCGGTGTCCACGGTCCTGACCACCCACGCGACCATGCTCGGCCGGGCCATGTCCGGATCGGGCGTGGACATCTACAGGCGGCTGGAGGAGATCGAGCCGTCCCAGGAGGCCAAGGCCTTCGGGGTCACGGCCAAGCACTCCATGGAGTCGGTCTCGGCCCGCGAGGCGGACTGCTTCACCACGGTCTCCAACATCACCCGGCGCGAGGCCTCCAACCTGCTCGGCACCAACCCGGCCGTGGTCACGGTCAACGGCTTCAACCTGGAGGGGTTCGCCGAGCCCAAGGCCGTGGCCGAGACCCGCAAGAGTTCGCGGGAACGCCTCCTGGACCTGGCCTCCCGGTTTCTGGAACGCGACCTGGACCCGGCCAAGACCCTGCTGGTGGCCACCAGCGGGCGGTACGAATTCCACAACAAGGGCATCGACCTGCTCCTGGACGGCCTGGGCGACCTGGACGGTGAACTGGCCAAGGAGAACGACGACGCTACCGTGGTCGCCTTTCTGCTCGTCTCCTGCGGCTACGCCGGGTTCAGCGACGAGGCGAGGCGCCGCCTGAAGCAGGAGCGCTACGACATCGAGAAATACGCGGGAATCAGCACCCACCACCTGGGCGATGCGGACCACGACCCCGTGGTCATAAAGTGCCGCGAGCGCAAGCTGGACAACGGGCCCGGGAACCGCTGTTGCGTCATCTTCATCCCGGTCTACCTGGACGGCAACGACGGGGTGCTCAACCTGGAATACTACGACGCCCTGGCAGGCATGGACCTGACCGCCTTCCCGTCCTTCTACGAGCCGTGGGGCTACACCCCCATGGAGAGCGCGGCCTTCGCCGTGCCCACCGTCACCTCGGACCGGGCCGGGTTCGGCCAGTGGATCATGGAGAAGCACCCCCAGGGACACCCGGGCGTGCACGTCCTCAACCGGCTGGAAGACGACTACGAGACCGCGCGCGAAAACCTGACCCGCTTCCTGTCCGACTTCACCCGCTGGACGCCCGAGGAACGCGCCTCGCGCAGCCTCAAGGCCCGGAAGATCGCCGAGGAGGCCACCTGGGTCCACTTCTACCCCCGCTACCTGGAGGCCTACGAGTACGCGGCCGACATCCGCACCGAGCGCATCGCGGGCGTGCAGCGCATGGCCGCCGCCCCCGGCGCGGAGATCAGCTTCTCGGGCGTGAACACCACTCAGCCCCGGCTGCGGTCCTTCACCGTGGTCACCGAGCTGCCCGCGCCCCTGGCCCGGCTGCGCGAGATGGCCGAAAATCTCTGGTGGGTCTGGCACCGCGACTCTCAGGAACTCTTCGAGTGGATGGACGCGGACAAGTGGCACGAGAGCGGCCACAATCCGGTCCTGTTTCTGGACACCATGCGCCGCGACCGCCTGGGCGAACTGGCCGGGGACCCGGAATTCATCGGCCGCCTGGGTTCGGTCCTGGAGCGGTTCGACGCCTACATGGCCGAGAGCGCCCGGGCCAACGTCAAGGGCATCACCTGGAAGAACCCGGTGGCCTACTTCTCCATGGAGTTCGGCCTGCACGAGTCCATCCCGGTCTACTCCGGCGGCCTGGGCCTGCTCTCCGGCGACCACATCAAGTCGGCCAGCGACCTGAACCTGCCGTTCATCGGCATCTCCCTGCTGTACAAGAACGGCTTCTTCCACCAGCGGATCAATGGCAACGGCGACCAGGTGGTCGAGTACCACCAGAACGATTTCGCGACCATGCCCATCACCCCGCTGCAGAAGGACGACGCCGAAAAGGTCATGATCACCGTGAACCTGCCGGGCCGCACCGTGTACGCCCAGATATGGGAGGTCCACGTGGGTCGGGCCCGGCTCTACCTGCTCGACACGGACGTGGTCGAAAACTCCCGCTCGGACCGCGACATCACCTCCAAGCTCTACGACCCGACCTCCAAGGGGCGCATCGAGCAGGAGATCATCCTCGGCGTGGGCGGCGTCCGCCTGCTCACCGCCCTGGACGTGACCCCGTCGGTCTACCACCTCAACGAGGGCCACTCCGCCTTCCTGCTCTTCGAGCGCATCCGCCACCTCATGCTCATCGACGGCATGGACTTCGCCACGGCCAAGGAGGTCGTCCGGGGCAACACCGTGTTCACCATGCACACCCCGGTGCCCGCAGGCAACGAGCGGTTCGAAAAGTCGCTGGTGGAGAACTATTTCCGGGGCTACGCCGACGAAATGGGCGTGCCCTGGGACGGGCTGTGGAACCTCGGCCACATCTACGCCGAGGAGGCCGACCACCTGAACATGACCGTCCTGGCCCTGCAGCTCTCCTGCAAACGCAACGGCGTCAGCCGCCTACACGGCGACGTGTCCCGGCGCATGTGGCAGGACCTGTGGCGCGGCTTCATCCTGAGCGAGGTCCCGGTGGGCCACGTGACCAATGGCGTGCACATCACCTCCTGGCTGGACGAGCGCGTCCGCCACGACATCGAGGAGTCGTGCAGCCTGTCCGTGCACCGCGCCCTCCTCGAACAGAACGACTGGGAGGCCCTGAGCGGCCTGGACGACCGGCGGCTGTGGGACACCCACGTGGCCCTCAAGCACCGGCTGTATGACGAAGTGCGCCGGTCCATCTCCACCCAGTGGACCCGCGAGGGCGAACCGCCGAACCGGCTGCACGCCTTCCTGAACGAGCTCAATCCGGATCACCTGACTCTGTGCTTCGCCAGACGGTGCACGGCCTACAAGCGGCCCACCCTGCTCTTCCACAACCTGCAACGGATCAAGGAGATCCTGACCAGCGCCGAGCAACCGGTGAACATCATCTTCGCGGGCAAGGCCCACCCGGCCGACACCATGGGCGCGAGCTACATCAACCTCATCTGCCGCCTGGCCAAGCAGGACGACTTCCTGGGCCGGGTCATCTTCCTGGAGAGCTACGACATCCGCCTGGCCCGCCTGCTCGTGTCCGGCGCGGACGTCTGGCTGAACAACCCGACCCGCCTGATGGAGGCCAGCGGCACCAGCGGCATGAAGGCCGCGGTCAACGGCGTGCCCAACTGCTCCATCCTGGACGGCTGGTGGGACGAGGCCTTCGACGGGCACAACGGCTGGGCCGTCGGCAGCGGTTTGGTCTACCAGAGCCAGGTCAACCAGGACATCGTGGACGCGGACAACCTCTACGCCACCCTGGAATCCGAGGTGGTCCCCGAATTCTACGACCGGGGCGGCGACGGCGTGCCCCACGCCTGGCTGAACCGCATGAAGGCGTCCATGCAGACCGCCTTCCGGCAGTACGGCACCCACCGCATGGTCCGCGACTACATCGCCGACATGTACCTGCCCGCCATAGAGCTGGCCAAGCTGCGCGCCAGGAACAACAACGAACTGGCGCTGGGCCTGGGCGAATGGCGCACGCGCATCCCCGGCCGGTTCGCCACGGTGAACATCAAGGAGGTCCAGGTGGAGGGCATCAGCGGCGACGTGTTCCGGCTGGGCAACCGGCTGACCGTGACCGCCAAGGTGGACCGGGGCCAGCTCCTGACCGAGGAGATCGTGGTCGAGTTCGTGGCCGCCACCCCGGACGATGAGACCGTGGTGGACTGCATCCCCATGCAGCTCAAGCACACCGAAGGCTCCACCCTGCTCTACCGGGCCACCTACAGCCCGGCCGAGTCCGGCCCGGTGCGCTACGGCGTCCGTGTCCTCCCGACCCACGCAGGCATCGCCAACAAATGCGATCCCAGATTGATCAGGTGGAGCTAG
- a CDS encoding glycoside hydrolase family 57 protein, translating to MISVCFYFQVHQPMRLDKNYSFFQMGRSHHYRDEAANRDIMRKVADKCYLPANRMMLDLIELHKGKFRISYAITGVAMEQFQEFCPEVLDSFRALADTGCVEFIGETHYHSLAFLFSREEFRRQVKMHSRILQEFFGAKPVTFRNTELIYNNDLALEIEKMGYKAILAEGADQVLGWRSPNFVYQPAGCSKLKALLKNYRLSDDVAFRFSDRGWSEWPVTVEKYADWVHKVAGSGEIINLFMDYETIGEHQWADTGIFEFFRKLPEAVLSRGDFAFETPGEAAAHLDPMAQLDVPYFTSWADLERDVTAWLGNPMQDQAAELAYALEDRVLDSGDEDIIATWRELLTSDHFYYMCTKWFSDGDVHKYFNPYETPHQAFITYMNVLNDLALRLDGADRRQG from the coding sequence ATGATATCCGTCTGCTTCTACTTCCAGGTCCACCAGCCCATGCGCCTGGACAAGAACTACTCCTTCTTCCAGATGGGCCGCAGCCACCACTACCGCGACGAAGCCGCCAACCGCGACATCATGCGCAAGGTGGCCGACAAGTGCTACCTGCCCGCCAACCGCATGATGCTCGACCTCATCGAGTTGCATAAGGGCAAATTCCGCATTTCCTACGCCATCACCGGCGTGGCCATGGAGCAGTTCCAGGAGTTCTGCCCCGAGGTCCTGGACTCCTTCCGCGCCCTGGCCGACACCGGGTGCGTGGAGTTCATCGGCGAGACCCACTACCACTCCCTGGCCTTCCTCTTTTCCAGGGAGGAATTCCGCCGCCAGGTGAAGATGCACAGCCGCATCCTCCAGGAGTTCTTCGGGGCCAAGCCCGTGACCTTCCGCAACACCGAGCTGATCTACAACAACGACCTGGCCCTCGAAATCGAGAAGATGGGCTACAAGGCCATCCTGGCCGAAGGCGCGGACCAGGTGCTCGGCTGGCGCTCGCCCAACTTCGTGTACCAGCCCGCGGGCTGCTCCAAGCTCAAGGCCCTGCTCAAGAACTACCGGCTGTCCGACGACGTGGCCTTCCGCTTTTCGGACCGGGGGTGGAGCGAGTGGCCCGTGACCGTCGAGAAGTACGCGGACTGGGTCCACAAGGTGGCCGGCAGCGGCGAGATCATCAACCTGTTCATGGACTATGAGACCATCGGCGAGCACCAGTGGGCCGACACCGGCATCTTCGAATTCTTCCGGAAGCTGCCCGAGGCGGTTTTGTCCAGAGGCGACTTCGCCTTCGAGACGCCCGGCGAGGCCGCAGCGCACCTGGACCCCATGGCCCAGCTCGACGTCCCCTACTTCACCTCCTGGGCCGACCTGGAGCGCGACGTGACCGCCTGGCTGGGCAACCCCATGCAGGATCAGGCCGCCGAGCTGGCCTACGCCCTGGAGGACAGGGTCCTGGATTCCGGGGACGAGGACATCATCGCCACCTGGCGCGAGCTTTTGACCAGCGACCATTTTTATTACATGTGCACCAAGTGGTTTTCCGACGGCGACGTGCACAAGTACTTCAACCCGTATGAAACCCCGCACCAAGCGTTCATCACGTACATGAACGTGCTCAACGACCTCGCCCTCCGGCTGGACGGGGCGGACAGGCGGCAGGGGTAG
- a CDS encoding glycosyltransferase family 4 protein — MRVLMFGWEFPPYISGGLGTACLGLTKGLAHLGTDILFVLPKLDSDEEAHHLTLLGANRLRTKVGVSEIRKLQERLSVLEVLSPLRPYLTETEYRSLLEQNELVTAEDIFGELKNDFAGGYGENLMAEIVRYSLIGAHLGLTEKFDVIHSHDWLTTPAGIEAKRVSGKPLVVHAHALEFDRSGEHVNQRVYDIERAGFEAADRIIAVSHFTKETIVNRYSIDPAKITVVHNAVEKDRRLGHLRVKKPFKEKLVLFLGRITFQKGPDYFVEAAAKVLEKHHDVRFAMAGSGDMFPRMVERMAELRMGDRFHFTGFVRGTDVERIYAMSDLYVMPSVSEPFGITPLEAMVFDVPCIVSKQSGVAEVLEDAVKVDFWDVDRLAEEIGDILTNEKRAKTLVAQGRETLKKIQWDRAAEKVLDVYRQLTGGRS, encoded by the coding sequence ATGCGCGTACTCATGTTCGGCTGGGAATTCCCGCCATACATCTCGGGCGGCCTGGGCACGGCCTGCCTGGGCCTGACCAAGGGCCTGGCCCACCTCGGCACCGATATCCTGTTCGTCCTCCCCAAGCTCGACTCCGACGAGGAGGCGCATCACCTGACCCTGCTCGGGGCCAACCGGCTGCGCACCAAGGTCGGCGTGTCCGAAATCCGAAAACTCCAGGAGCGGCTGTCCGTGCTCGAGGTGCTCTCCCCCCTGCGCCCCTATCTGACGGAAACCGAATACCGCTCCCTGCTGGAACAAAACGAACTGGTCACGGCCGAGGACATCTTCGGCGAGCTCAAGAACGACTTCGCGGGCGGCTACGGTGAAAATCTCATGGCCGAGATCGTGCGCTACAGCCTCATCGGCGCGCACCTGGGCCTGACCGAAAAATTCGACGTCATCCACTCCCACGACTGGCTGACCACCCCGGCGGGCATCGAGGCCAAACGGGTCTCGGGCAAGCCGCTGGTGGTCCACGCCCACGCCCTGGAGTTCGACCGCTCTGGCGAGCACGTCAACCAGCGGGTCTACGACATCGAGCGGGCCGGGTTCGAGGCCGCCGACCGGATCATCGCGGTCAGCCACTTCACCAAGGAGACCATCGTCAACCGCTACTCCATCGACCCGGCCAAGATCACCGTAGTCCACAACGCCGTGGAAAAGGACCGGCGCCTGGGCCACCTGCGCGTGAAAAAGCCGTTCAAGGAGAAGCTGGTCCTCTTCCTGGGCCGGATCACCTTCCAGAAGGGCCCGGACTATTTCGTGGAGGCTGCGGCCAAGGTGCTGGAAAAGCACCACGATGTGCGCTTCGCCATGGCCGGTTCCGGCGACATGTTTCCGCGCATGGTCGAGCGCATGGCCGAGTTGAGGATGGGCGACCGCTTCCACTTCACCGGCTTCGTGCGCGGCACCGACGTGGAGCGCATCTACGCCATGAGCGACCTCTACGTCATGCCCAGCGTGTCCGAGCCGTTCGGCATCACCCCGCTGGAGGCCATGGTCTTCGACGTGCCGTGCATCGTCTCCAAGCAGTCCGGCGTGGCCGAGGTCCTGGAGGACGCGGTCAAGGTGGATTTCTGGGACGTGGACCGCCTGGCCGAGGAGATCGGGGACATCCTGACCAACGAGAAACGGGCCAAGACCCTGGTCGCACAAGGCCGGGAAACCCTCAAGAAAATCCAATGGGACCGGGCCGCCGAAAAGGTTCTCGACGTATACCGGCAACTCACCGGAGGGCGCTCATGA
- a CDS encoding amylo-alpha-1,6-glucosidase, with translation MLHISRDDCVNTETATRKEWIDVNGLGGYASSTIINCHTRKYHGLLVAALKEPRGRFVLLSKLETSLLANDREFLLSSNKYPGVYHPTGHQFVNSFDQDLYPSTTYRIGDALIRKSFLMVHGKNTVLVCFELLEGKVKPALRLRPLLAYRDIHGLTRENMFLRPKSYPEKNGRKIQPYEGMPPLYMGTNRASEFFPGPKWVYNIEYIMERARGFDYQEDLFCPGMFETRLEKGKPVIFAASVEPLGNLERQRKKEVARREAEFAVCKERSKSVQWLKYFSGQFLIRNASGLASVIAGYHWFGEWGRDTMISLPGLTFHAGRREFGEEVLAAYAGLTRDGLLPNYLDQNSDHLAYNSVDASLWFFWAVQEYLKARGSRKFVMDKVYPALRDIVAAHLDGRVPLCGLDQDGLLFAGNEYTQLTWMDAQAYGRPVTPRHGAAVEINALWYNALRFFLELAESEDDVLAGRAREAAERLHAHFTARFWNDRDNCLSDVVNEHGQDRSIRPNQIFALSLPHTMLDFHHMRAVIGVVQAHLLTPYGLRTLSPRDPAYSPYYKGDADARDSAYHQGMVWPWLAGHFGQALLRQAEDRTGAKAFLRKYFKPILREFPEDFCINAVPELYTGNPPHEPKGAVAQAWSMAEAVRLNKLLKEK, from the coding sequence ATGCTGCACATTTCCAGAGACGACTGCGTCAACACCGAAACGGCGACCCGGAAGGAATGGATCGACGTCAACGGTCTCGGCGGCTATGCGTCAAGCACCATCATCAACTGCCACACCCGGAAATACCACGGTCTGCTGGTCGCGGCCCTCAAGGAACCCAGGGGACGGTTCGTCCTGCTCTCCAAGCTGGAGACCTCGCTTTTGGCCAACGACCGCGAGTTCCTGCTCTCGTCCAACAAGTATCCGGGCGTGTACCACCCCACCGGGCACCAGTTCGTGAACTCGTTCGACCAGGATCTCTACCCGTCCACGACCTACCGCATCGGCGATGCGCTCATCCGCAAGTCCTTTCTCATGGTCCACGGCAAAAACACCGTGCTGGTCTGCTTCGAGCTGCTCGAAGGCAAGGTCAAGCCCGCCCTGCGCCTGCGCCCGCTCCTGGCCTACCGGGACATCCACGGGTTGACCCGCGAGAACATGTTCCTGCGGCCCAAGTCCTACCCCGAGAAGAACGGCCGCAAGATCCAGCCCTACGAGGGCATGCCGCCCCTGTACATGGGCACCAACCGGGCCTCGGAGTTCTTCCCCGGCCCCAAGTGGGTCTACAACATCGAGTACATCATGGAGCGGGCGCGCGGTTTCGACTACCAGGAGGATCTCTTCTGCCCCGGCATGTTCGAGACCCGCCTGGAAAAGGGCAAACCCGTGATCTTCGCCGCGTCCGTGGAGCCGCTGGGCAACCTGGAGCGCCAGCGCAAGAAGGAGGTAGCCCGGCGCGAGGCCGAGTTCGCGGTCTGCAAGGAGCGCAGCAAGTCCGTGCAGTGGCTCAAGTATTTCTCCGGCCAGTTCCTGATCCGCAACGCCTCCGGGCTGGCCTCGGTCATCGCCGGCTACCACTGGTTCGGCGAGTGGGGCCGCGACACCATGATCTCCTTGCCCGGCCTGACCTTCCACGCCGGACGCCGGGAGTTTGGCGAGGAGGTCCTGGCCGCCTACGCCGGGCTGACCCGCGACGGGCTCCTGCCCAACTACCTGGACCAGAACTCCGACCACCTGGCCTACAACTCGGTGGACGCCTCCCTGTGGTTCTTCTGGGCCGTGCAGGAATACCTCAAGGCCAGGGGCAGCAGGAAATTCGTCATGGACAAGGTCTATCCGGCCCTGCGCGACATCGTGGCCGCGCACCTGGACGGACGCGTGCCCCTGTGCGGGCTCGACCAGGACGGCCTGCTCTTCGCGGGCAACGAATACACCCAGTTGACCTGGATGGACGCCCAGGCCTACGGCCGCCCGGTCACCCCGCGCCACGGAGCGGCCGTGGAGATCAACGCCCTGTGGTACAACGCCCTGCGCTTCTTCCTGGAGCTGGCCGAAAGCGAGGATGACGTCCTGGCCGGGCGGGCGCGGGAAGCCGCGGAACGACTCCACGCCCACTTCACGGCCCGGTTCTGGAACGACCGCGACAACTGCTTAAGCGACGTGGTCAACGAACACGGCCAGGACCGGAGCATCCGGCCCAACCAGATCTTCGCCCTGTCCCTGCCGCACACCATGCTCGATTTCCACCACATGCGGGCGGTCATCGGCGTGGTCCAGGCCCACCTGCTGACCCCGTACGGACTGCGCACGCTCTCGCCCCGGGACCCGGCCTATTCGCCCTACTACAAGGGCGACGCCGACGCCCGAGACTCCGCCTACCACCAGGGCATGGTCTGGCCCTGGCTGGCCGGACACTTCGGCCAGGCCCTGCTGCGCCAGGCCGAGGACCGCACCGGAGCCAAGGCGTTCCTGCGCAAGTACTTCAAGCCGATCCTGCGCGAATTTCCCGAGGACTTCTGCATCAACGCGGTGCCGGAACTGTACACGGGCAACCCGCCGCACGAGCCCAAGGGCGCCGTTGCCCAGGCGTGGTCCATGGCCGAAGCCGTCCGCCTGAACAAGCTCCTCAAGGAGAAATAA